The Streptomyces sp. R28 region CGGCTGCGACGCCGACGCCGCCTTCGGCGTACTGCGCCGCATCTCGCAGGGCACCAACCGCAAGCTGTCGGACGTCGCGGCCGGCGTCGTCAGGAGGCGGGGGCGCGGGCTGGAGCGGGACCTGGCGGCGCTGATGAACTGATGGGGGTGAGCGTGGAGTGAGTTGGGATACCGGACTCGCGGGGGCGGGCTCGGTTCGGAAATCCAACTCGCCGGGGTCGAGCTCCGTTGCGTCACCCGCTCGGCCGTCCCCCGTCCCGCGAATGGTGCCCGGCCGCGCGCGCCCCGACGTGGGGCGGGCTGTCATGGCTGCGGGGGCACGAACGCCGTACCCCCGCAGCCGTCGGCCGAAGGAGCTCACCCCATGCGCCGCACCGCCCGTGTCCTGTCCGTCGCCGCTCTGGCCGGTGCCGTCGTCGGCAGTGCCGCCGCGGCCGCCTCCGCGGACCCGGCCGCGGAGGTCAGCCCCGGCACCGTCTCCCCGGGCGGCAGTGTCACCGTCTCGGTCACGTGCGACCCCGTCGGCGGGTCCGCGCCGGCCACGATCGAGGCCACCTCGCAGGCGTTCGAGGAGGGCACCGTCCAGCTGAAACAGGTCGCCGGCCAGGGCGAGAAGGAGGCCGGGGCCGCCTACACCGGTACCGCCCGTGTCCCCCCGGCCGAGAACTCCGAGGGCGACACGGACGCGGTCGGATCGGACGCCGCGTGGACCGTCGACGGCACCTGCCCGGCGGCATCCGGAGCGGAGGGCAAGCCGTGGAGCGCGACGTTCACGGTGGCGCGTGACAGTGGCGGCGGGAAGGACGGCGCCGAAGGGGGCGGGGGCGGCATCGAGGGCGGCGAGGGTGACACCGAAGGCGGCAAGGGTGACGCCGAGAGCGGCGGGAGCGACGTCGAGGGCGGCAGTGGTGGCGTCGACGGGGGTGCGGGTGGCACCGACGGCGGCCGGGGCGGCACCGAGGGCGGCACCGAGGGCGGCACCGATCCCTGCGGCGAGCAGCACTCGGACAAGGCTGTGCCCTATGGAGACAGTACCGAGCTCTACGAGGACAAGGCCGACTCCTCTCTGGGCACGTCCGAACCGAACTCGTACGAAACCGGGCGCCACTCGGACACCGGCGGGCAGCACGGGGAAGACTGCAGCAGCGAGGGGAACCATCGTGGCGTGGAGGCCGGCGCGGGCGGTGCCTTCACCGACTCCGTCCCCGCCCTGGTCGCCGGAGGCTTCCTGATCGCGGGCGCGGCCGGCGGCGCGGTGTACCGGCTGCGCCGCAAGACGCCCACCGCGCAGGAGTGAGCCGCACGGCACGGCCACCGCGTCCGGACGACCCACGCTGTGACCGGCGCGACCTCAGCCGGCGCCCATGGGGTAGCGCCACGATGGGTACGCAGAGCGGGTGGGTACACAGCGCACCGTGCGAACCCCTTGCTCGTCCGAACCTCACAGCCCGCACCACGCAACACCGACCCTCACGGAGCACCGGACCCCGACGAACCACTACGGCACCAGGCACTGCGCGGAGGCACGGATGCGCCGGACGGACCCCGAAGACCACGGCCCCGTCCGCTTCGGGCCGCCGCTCCCGGACGACGGGCTGCCCGTGCTGCCCGAGCTGGCCGCCGTGCTCGCCGCGGCCGCGGGGCGGGCCGAGAGCGAACCGGTCGGCGGCGGTGCCGCGCTCCTGGAGGCCGCGTGCGGTTACTGGGACCGGCGTGGCCTGCCGGCCGAGCCCGACCGGGCGGTGGCCGCTCCCGGGGCGCCCGCGCTGCTGCTCGCGCTGACCGCCGCGCTCGGCGGCGACGTCCTGGTGCCGAGGCCCTGCGCCGCCTGGTGGGCGCCGTACGCACGCCTGTTGGGCAGACCCGTCTTCCATGTGGCGACACCGGCCGAGTGCGGCGGTGTCCCGGATCCGTACGCCCTTTTGGAGACCGTCCGCCGAGTCCGTGCGGAGGGCGGTGACCCGCGGCTGCTCGTGCTGTCCGTCGCCGACGACCCCACCGCCACCGTGGCCCCGCCCGAAGTGCTGCACGAGACCCTGGAGGCCGCCACCGACGAGGGGCTGCACCTGGTCAGCGACGAGACCTGGCGCGACACCGTGCACGCCCCGCACGACACCGTGCTGATCAGCCCCGCCGAGATGCTGCCCGAACAGGTCACCGTCGTCACCGACCTGTCCGGCGCCCACCTCCCGGCGGGCTGGCCGGCCGCGGTTGCCCGGTTCCCGGCGGGCGAGGTCGGCGACAGCCTCCACGCGCGCGTGCTCGACGTGCTCACCGCGCTCGGCGCCCGCGTCGCCGGCCCGGTCGCCCTCGCGGCCGGGTATGCGCTGGCCGAGCCCGAGCCCGTCACCGCGCGGGTCACCGCCGCCGTACGCCTGCACGCGCGCGTGGCCGGCGCCCTGCACGCGGCCGCCGTAGGGGCCGGTGCCCTCGCGCGGCCCCCGCAGGCCGGGCGGCACCTGTACCTCGACCTCGGCCCGCTGCGCGCCGGGCTGTCCGCGCACGACGTGGGGGACGCGCAGGACCTGGAGGACTTCCTCGCCGCCCGGCTCGGCATGCCCGCGCCGGGCGGGCACCGCTTCGGCGACGACCTCGGCGCGCTGCGCGTACGACTGTCCACCGGACCGCTGCTGGCCGGCAGCGACGAGGAACGCGCGCAATGCGTCACGTCACCCTCGCCGTTGGAACTGCCACATGTGCACCGCGCGTTGATCCACGTGAAGTCGGTCTTCGACGATCTCCGCGACGACGCTCAGCGATGGGAGCCTCCTCGATGACGCAGCAGTCCGAGTCGGCCATGTCGACCACGCCGCGCACGACGCCCCGGGCCACCGACGCTCCGGCAGGCCAGTCACCCTTCGCGCCCCCGTTCCCGCCGCTCGCCGCACCCCGCCCGTTGGGCGAACGCCGGGTGTGGCCGCGGACCTTCCACGCCCGTCTCACCGCCCCGCTGCCCGGCATCAAGACCCTCGCCCGCTTCGCCCGCGAAGGCGCCGTACGCCCCGGCCGCGAGGGCCTCGCCGACATCCCGCGACTGCCCTTCGAACCGGCCCCGCTGCCCCGCGTGGACGCGCGCACGGTCGCCGTCTCCTGGGCGGGACACGCCAGTTGGGTCGTGCGGATCGGCGGACTGACCGTTCTCACCGACCCCGTATGGTCGCGCCGCATCCTCGGCACCCCGACCCGCATCACCCCGGTCGGCATCGCCTGGAGCGCCCTGCCGCGCGTCGACGCGGTCGTCATCAGCCACAACCACTACGACCACCTGGACGCCCCCACGCTGCGCCGACTCCCGCGCGACACCCCCGTGTTCGTGCCGGCCGGCCTCGCGGGCTGGTTCCGTCGCCGCCGGTTCACCCAGGTCACCGAGCTGGACTGGTGGGAGGCGGCCGAACTGTCCGGCGTCCGCTTCGACTTCGTGCCCGCCCACCACTGGTCCAAGCGCACCCTGACCGACACCTGCCGCAGCCTGTGGGGAGGTTGGGTGCTCACCGCCTCCGACGGACAGCGCGTGTACTTCGCGGGCGACACGGGCTACGGCCACTGGTTCTCCCGCATCGGCGAGCGCTACCCCGGCATCGACCTCGCCCTGCTCCCCATCGGCGCCTACGACCCCCGCTGGTGGCTCAGCGACGTCCACTGCGACCCGGAGGAGGCGGTCCGCGCCGCCCAGGACCTCGGCGCGCGACGGATGGCGCCGATGCACTGGGGCACGTTCGTCCTGTCGGCGGAGCCGGTTCTTGAGCCACTCACACGCGTGCGTGCGGCATGGGAGAAGGCGGGGCTGGACAGGGGGAATCTGTGGGATCTGCCGGTGGGAGGGTCAAGGGTGCTCCGCTAGCCAGGGGCGCGGAGACCTACCTAGGGACGCGGGGAACTGCGCGACCAGCCACGAAGCACCCGCACCCCGCAACGAAACATCACCTGGCGGATCGAACCCGCTTCCAGACACTGGGCGCCACACTGATGACCAGCGTCAGCGCAACAGCCGCGACCACACCCTCCCACGGCTCGCTGAACAGCGACC contains the following coding sequences:
- a CDS encoding MBL fold metallo-hydrolase → MTQQSESAMSTTPRTTPRATDAPAGQSPFAPPFPPLAAPRPLGERRVWPRTFHARLTAPLPGIKTLARFAREGAVRPGREGLADIPRLPFEPAPLPRVDARTVAVSWAGHASWVVRIGGLTVLTDPVWSRRILGTPTRITPVGIAWSALPRVDAVVISHNHYDHLDAPTLRRLPRDTPVFVPAGLAGWFRRRRFTQVTELDWWEAAELSGVRFDFVPAHHWSKRTLTDTCRSLWGGWVLTASDGQRVYFAGDTGYGHWFSRIGERYPGIDLALLPIGAYDPRWWLSDVHCDPEEAVRAAQDLGARRMAPMHWGTFVLSAEPVLEPLTRVRAAWEKAGLDRGNLWDLPVGGSRVLR
- a CDS encoding aminotransferase class I/II-fold pyridoxal phosphate-dependent enzyme, which produces MRRTDPEDHGPVRFGPPLPDDGLPVLPELAAVLAAAAGRAESEPVGGGAALLEAACGYWDRRGLPAEPDRAVAAPGAPALLLALTAALGGDVLVPRPCAAWWAPYARLLGRPVFHVATPAECGGVPDPYALLETVRRVRAEGGDPRLLVLSVADDPTATVAPPEVLHETLEAATDEGLHLVSDETWRDTVHAPHDTVLISPAEMLPEQVTVVTDLSGAHLPAGWPAAVARFPAGEVGDSLHARVLDVLTALGARVAGPVALAAGYALAEPEPVTARVTAAVRLHARVAGALHAAAVGAGALARPPQAGRHLYLDLGPLRAGLSAHDVGDAQDLEDFLAARLGMPAPGGHRFGDDLGALRVRLSTGPLLAGSDEERAQCVTSPSPLELPHVHRALIHVKSVFDDLRDDAQRWEPPR